The DNA segment GACGACGTGGCGATCCGCTGGAAGGCGACCGCGACGCGAGTGGTGGAGCACGTGGGGCGGTCCGTCCGGGAGTGAGGGCGTCAGTCACGGTGCACCGGGGCGTCGGTAACGGTTATAACCCGGCCGTGTGTAGTGACAACGTATGTCACACGACGTGCCGACCGAAGAGACCCGGGGGCGTCGGTGGTGCGAGACCTGCCGTCTCAGCGTCGAGCCGGTCGCGGGCGACCACGGGCTCGAGTGCCCGAGCTGCGGCGAGGCGCTCTGAGGGCTCGACCACGAGAGGAGGGGGTCCGCGGCGGCGATCGGTTCACTTCCCCCAGAAGGGGTCCCGCTTCCGCTTGGTGTCGAGGTACGCCGCGAGCGCCTCGCGCTCGTCGGCCGTGATCTCCTCTTTCAGCTCCTGTTCGAGGATCTTCGCGTGCTTCTCGGGGACCTCCGTCCAGAGGGTGTCGCCCTCCTCGATGCCGCGCCCGACGGTGGGGCCGTCGATGGCGATGCTCACGCGCTCGCCGGCGCGCGCCTCGTCGACGTCGTCGCCCTGCTTCTGTATCCCGGAGAGCTGGCCGACGCGCTCGAACTCGTTGCCCTCGAACATGCCGACGTTGCGGTTGTTCTGGAGGGTGCCGGAGATGATCTCGACGCCGACGACCGCGGGGTCGTTCTGACGGAACGTGTGGTCGGGGAGGATGCGGAAGCGCGCGGGGCGGACGACCTTGTCCAGCACCGTCTCCTGCTGTGCGCGCTGGCGCTCCTCGACGAACGTCTCGTACTCCTCGATCAGCTGGTAGATGACGTCGTCGGTGAACAGCTTCACGTCGGCGCTCTCCAGCTCCGTCTCGGCGTTCGCGAGGAGGTCGACGTTGAACCCGAGGATGGCCTTGTGCTCGTCCTGGTTCGCGGTCTCGGCGACGGCGATGTCGCGCGGCGCGATGTCGCCGACCTCGGCGCGCAGGATTGGCACCTCCGCCTCGCGGAGCGCGTTCGCCATCGCCTCCAGCGAGCCGAGCGTGTCGGCCTTGACGACGACGCCGTCCTCGGCGGTCTCCACCTCGATCTCCGCGAGCTCGGCTTTCACCTCCTCGACGACCTCGGCCTCCGGGCGGTCGCGGACGACCCGGACCGGCGCGCCGGCCATCGCCCGGTCGAGGTCCGGCGCGGCGATCTTCACGCCGGCCGCGGCGCCGACTTCCGCCACCTTCTCGAACTGCTTCTCGGTGCGGATCTCCTCGAGCGGTCGCGGCTGTAACAGCGCCCGGATCTCGGTGACGATCGGCTCGTCCTGCCCGCCGACTACGATCTTGTCGCCGTTGCGGACCACGCCGTCGTACACCACCGTGTCGATGGTGGCGCCGAACCCGCGCTCGTCTTTCACTTCCAGCACCGTCCCCTCGCCGGGGCCCTGGACGTCGATCTCCATCTCCTCTTTCATGAACCGCTGCGAGAGGCCCATCAGGACGGTGAGCAGGTCGGGGACGCCCTCGCCCGTGAGCGCCGACAGGGGGACGACGCCGATGTTCTTCTGGAAGTCCTGCACGCGCCAGTAGAGGTCCGCGGAGAAGCCGGCGTCGGAGAGCTGGCCGATGATCTCGTAGAGGTTCTCGTTGAGCATCGACTCGGCGCGCTCCGACTGCGCCTCCAGGCTCTTCTGGATCGGCTGGCCGTCCTGGGGGTTCCACCCCGGCGTCGTGTCCACCTTGTTGGCGGCGACGACGAAGGGGGTGCCGGTGCGCCGGAGGATGTCGATCGCCTCCTCGGTCTGCGGCTGGAAGCCGTCGTTGACGTCGACGACGAGCACCGCGATGTCGGCGAGCGCGCCGCCGCGGGCGCGCAGCGTCGAGAAGGAGTGGTGGCCCGGCGTGTCGATGAACAGGAGGCCGGGGAGGTCGAAGTCGGTCGGGTCGATGAGCTCGCCCGCCATCTCGGAGATGGTGTCGAGCGGGATGTCCGTCGCCCCGATGTGTTGGGTGATCGCGCCGGCCTCGCCCTCGCTGACGGCGGAGCCGCGGATCGTGTCGAGCAGGCTCGTCTTGCCGTGGTCGACGTGACCCAACACGGCGACGATCGGCGTCCGAAGGGTGTCCGCGTTTGTGTGGTCGGTCATAGGTGATCGCCCCGAGAAGGTCGGTTACCCCGTATTCCGCCCGGGCGTCAGTTAAGCCTTTCAAAATGCGCCCGGCCGTGTCGCTCGATTCGAGGCCGACTCGCTCGGCGATTCCCGGTCATGATTCGTCTGCGATCCCGGTCATCGTCCGTCGCCCGTCGGACGCCCCCGTGGCGTTTAAGACCGTTGCCACGGACGGTGAGCACATGGTAGATATCCTCGCGGAGAACCTCTCCGGGAAAGCGGTGATGAGCTCGGACGGAACCGAACTCGGCGACCTGTACAACATCACGATGGACCTGAAGTCCGGCGAGCTGAACGACCTGCTCGTCAGCCCGCACGAGCACCTCAGCCCCGAGCGGTCAGGGTTCGACGTCGACGAGATGGGCCGACTGAAAGTGCCGGTCGGGAACGTGAAGGCGGTGAAGGACTACATCGTCGTCGCCCGCTGATGGAAGTCCTCGACACCTCGGCGTTCATCCACGAGTACACCACCGACGACGACGTCGTCTCGGTGCCCGAAGTGCACGAGGAGCTCACCGGCGAGGGGGCGCTCCGCTTCGACGCGATGGAGGGGTCGGGGATGGCGATCCACGTCCCGGCGCCCGAGGTCATCGACAACGTCCGGCGCGCCGCGCGCGGCTCCGGCGACGACGCGGAGCTGTCGGACACCGACACGCGCCTGATCGCGACCGCGCTCGAGCTGAGCGCGACGCTCGTCACCGACGACTACGCGATGCAGAACGTCGCCGAGCGGCTCGACCTCGACGTCGAGCCCATCGCCAGGGACGGGATCACGGAGGAGCGCGAGTGGCGCTTCCAATGCGTCGGCTGCAACCGCACGTTCGACGAGAACAAGGAACGGTGTCCGATCTGCGGCAGCGACCTGACGCGGAAGAACCCGGCGTGACCGGGCTCGGCTAACCGGCCTCGGCCGACCGATATCGGTTGCTATTCACTCGCACGCCACCGACCGATTGAACAGGCGGCCCGCCGACCTCCCGACGTGAACGCATTCGAGACGCTCTCGTCGGACGCGCTCCGGGCCGGCCGGGCCGACGCGCTCGACGACGCGGTCGCGAGCGCGCTGGCCGCCCACCCGCTGGACGGGATCGGGACCGAGTACCCGCACTATCAGGGGCGGGTGGAGGGGCCGGAGGCGCCGCCGCGGCCCGCCGAGAACCACCCCGTCTTCTACGGCTGCTTCGACTGGCACTCGGCGGTCCACAGCCACTGGGCGCTCGTGCGCCTGCTGCGGCTCGTCCCGGACCATCCGGACGAGCCCGCGATCGCGGCGGAGATCGAGGGCCGGCTGACGCCCGAGCGCGTCGCGGGAGAGGTCGAGTACCTCGACGAGCACCCCGGCTTCGAGGAGCCGTACGGGTGGTCGTGGCTGCTGCGACTCGCCGCCGAGTTGCACCTGTGGGACGACCCGCGCGCCGACGCGTGGCGCGAGGCGCTCCGCTCCCTCGAAGACCGGATCCGCCGGGGGACCCGCGAGTCGTTCCTCGAAATCGACCGGCCCCAGCGGGTCGGCACCCACGGCAACACGGCGTTCGCGCTCGCCGGGATCCTCGACTACGCGCGGGTTGTCGGCGACCCCGACCTCGGACGCGAGGCGACGGCGACCGCGCGCCGGCTCTACGCGAACGACACCGCCGCCGTCGTGGGCGCAGAACCCGTCGGTTGGGACTTCGTCTCGCCCGTGCTGACCGAGGCGGATCTGATGCGCCGCGTCCTCGACGCCGACGCCTTCGCGACGTGGCTCGACGGGTTCCTCCCGGACCTCTCGGGGGCGCCGCACGACGCGCTGCTGGAGCCGATCCCAGTGGAGCCCGACGAGGGAGACGGCGCCGCGATCCACCTGATCGGCCTCAACGTCTCCCGCGCGTGGTGTCTCGCGGGCCTGGCCGACGCGCTGGCGGGGCGCGAGGGACCGGCGGCGGCCCGACTCCGGGAGCCCTTGGACGCGGCGGCTCGCCGGCACGCCGAGGCGGGGGCCGCGGGCGTGCTCACCGACGACTACGCGGGCTCGCACTGGCTCTCCTCGTTCGCGCTGTACCTGCTGACGCGGAACGAGGGCGGGA comes from the Halorubrum depositum genome and includes:
- a CDS encoding DUF2891 domain-containing protein; the protein is MNAFETLSSDALRAGRADALDDAVASALAAHPLDGIGTEYPHYQGRVEGPEAPPRPAENHPVFYGCFDWHSAVHSHWALVRLLRLVPDHPDEPAIAAEIEGRLTPERVAGEVEYLDEHPGFEEPYGWSWLLRLAAELHLWDDPRADAWREALRSLEDRIRRGTRESFLEIDRPQRVGTHGNTAFALAGILDYARVVGDPDLGREATATARRLYANDTAAVVGAEPVGWDFVSPVLTEADLMRRVLDADAFATWLDGFLPDLSGAPHDALLEPIPVEPDEGDGAAIHLIGLNVSRAWCLAGLADALAGREGPAAARLREPLDAAARRHAEAGAAGVLTDDYAGSHWLSSFALYLLTRNEGGIAPGAG
- a CDS encoding NOB1 family endonuclease, producing the protein MEVLDTSAFIHEYTTDDDVVSVPEVHEELTGEGALRFDAMEGSGMAIHVPAPEVIDNVRRAARGSGDDAELSDTDTRLIATALELSATLVTDDYAMQNVAERLDLDVEPIARDGITEEREWRFQCVGCNRTFDENKERCPICGSDLTRKNPA
- the infB gene encoding translation initiation factor IF-2, coding for MTDHTNADTLRTPIVAVLGHVDHGKTSLLDTIRGSAVSEGEAGAITQHIGATDIPLDTISEMAGELIDPTDFDLPGLLFIDTPGHHSFSTLRARGGALADIAVLVVDVNDGFQPQTEEAIDILRRTGTPFVVAANKVDTTPGWNPQDGQPIQKSLEAQSERAESMLNENLYEIIGQLSDAGFSADLYWRVQDFQKNIGVVPLSALTGEGVPDLLTVLMGLSQRFMKEEMEIDVQGPGEGTVLEVKDERGFGATIDTVVYDGVVRNGDKIVVGGQDEPIVTEIRALLQPRPLEEIRTEKQFEKVAEVGAAAGVKIAAPDLDRAMAGAPVRVVRDRPEAEVVEEVKAELAEIEVETAEDGVVVKADTLGSLEAMANALREAEVPILRAEVGDIAPRDIAVAETANQDEHKAILGFNVDLLANAETELESADVKLFTDDVIYQLIEEYETFVEERQRAQQETVLDKVVRPARFRILPDHTFRQNDPAVVGVEIISGTLQNNRNVGMFEGNEFERVGQLSGIQKQGDDVDEARAGERVSIAIDGPTVGRGIEEGDTLWTEVPEKHAKILEQELKEEITADEREALAAYLDTKRKRDPFWGK
- a CDS encoding PRC-barrel domain-containing protein, which translates into the protein MVDILAENLSGKAVMSSDGTELGDLYNITMDLKSGELNDLLVSPHEHLSPERSGFDVDEMGRLKVPVGNVKAVKDYIVVAR